The following DNA comes from Pseudomonas sp. Tri1.
TTGAGTCCACAGCCACAGCGCCAGCGCCGTGGTGCCGACGATCAGCATGCCGTTCATGGTGGTGATGACCACGTCCATGCTGGTCACCACGCGGCCGGCCAACTGGGCTTTTTCGGTCTGTTCCTGAATCGCTTCGCGGGCGTATTGCTGTTCGAAGTTGGTGTGGGCGAACAGCTTCAGGGTGGTGATATTGGTGTAGCCGTCGACGATCCGGCCCATGAGCTTGGAGCGGGCGTCGGACGACACCACCGAGCGCTCCTTGACCCGTGGCACGAAGTAGCAGAGGGCAGCGATGTAAGCGGCGATCCACATCAGCAGCGGGATCATCAGGCGCCAGTCGGCTTCGGCGAACAGCACCAGGGAACTGATGGCGTAGATCAGCACGTGCCAAAGGGCATCCACGGCCTGCACGGCCGAGTCGCGCAGGGAGTTGCCGGTCTGCATGATGCGCTGGGCGATGCGCCCGGCGAAGTCGTTCTGGAAGAAGTTCAGGCTCTGCTTGAGCACGTAGCTGTGATTCTGCCAGCGGATCAGGCTGGTCATGCCGGGGCTCAGGGTCTGGTGCACCAGCAGGTCATGCAGGGCCACGAAAATCGGCCGAAAGACCAGTGCCACCACGGCCATCCAGGCCAGTTCGAGGCCATGGAGCTTGAAGAAGTCGACGTTGGGCGTGCCCTGGGTCAGGTCGATGATGCGGCTCAGGTAGCTGAACAGCGCCACCTCGATCAGCGCGCCGATCAGGCCCACCACCAGCAGCACGGCGAAGCTGGGCCAGACTTGTTTCAGGTAGTACGTGTAGAAGGGCAGGACGCGGTTCGGTGGGGCCGAAGTCGGTGCGTCGCGGAAGATATCGATCAGTTTTTCGAAGCGGCGATAAACCATTTGTAAATGCCCTGGCAGGGGCTCTCCTTATTGCTGTGAGCGGCGCGGGATCACCGCCGCCGCTCAGGCTTGCCGTGTGCCTCTTCAGTCGATGCGCTTGGCCGACTTGATGAACACAGGATCGGCCGGCACGTCTTTCATGCCGCCGCGCTGAGTGGTTGGCGAGTTGACGATGATGTCCACCACGTCCATCCCTTTGACGACCTTGCCGAAGACGGCATAGCCGTCTCCAGTGTCGAGGAAATCGTTGTCCTTGACGTTCACGAAGAACTGACTGGTGGCCGAATCGGGCACGGATGTGCGGGCCATGGACAGGGTGCCGCGGACGTTATGCAAACCGTTTTTCGATTCGTTCTTGATCGGAGCTTTGGTTTCTTTCTGCTGCATTTGCTGAGTAAAACCGCCGCCCTGGATCATGAAGCCCGGGATCACACGGTGGAAAATCGTGTTGTTGTAGAAGCCGCTGTCCACGTACTCCAGGAAGTTCTTGGTGCTGATGGGCGCCTTGACCGGGTCCAGTTCGATTTCGATCTGGCCGTTGGTGGTTTCAAGCAGTACGTGTGGTGCCTTGGTCGGCTGCGCAGCCATCAGGTTGGCGGCAAACAGTACGGTACCGGCGGCGAGGGCGATTTTTTTCAGCATGGGTTCAATGATCCTGAGTGGTGGAATCGGTTGCGGTCAAGAATTCGAGCAGGGTTTGGTTGAAGCGTTCGGGTTGATCCAGCGGGGTAGCGTGCCGGGAATCGGCGATAACCGCCAGCCGTGCATCGGGCAGCAGCTTTACATAGGCTTCTTTCAGCGCCACCGGGGTGTAGTCATGGTCGGCGCAAATGATGAGGGTTGGACAGGCGACTTGCGACAGTCGTTCCTGGACACCCCAGCCCACGATGGCATCGAAGCTGGCGAGATAAGCACGTTTGTCGTTTTTTGCCCAGCGCCGAGCCATTTCCAGGCGTAACTCGGTTTGCTCAGGCTTGGGAAACAATTTCGCGCCCAGGGCCTTGCCGATGGTCTCCAGGCTGAGAATGCGCATCAGGCTCCAGCGCTTGAACCACTGCCAGCAGTCGTCGAGCGTGCGAACTTTGACTTGCGGGGCGCTGTTGACGATGCACAGGCTCTTGACCCGTTGGGGTTCGTCCACCGCCAACTGAAAAGCGATCATGCCGCCCATGGACCAGCCCACCAGGTGCACAGGACCTAGGCCCAGATGTTCGATCAGGGCGATCAGGTCGGCGCTGAAGCCTTCGATGCTGTAGCGCTCCCGCGGCTTGTCAGAGCGACCGTGGCCGCGCACATCCACCACGATCAAGTGGTAATGGGCGGACAACACCGGGATCTGCTTTTCCCAGTCCCGGGTGCTGGAGCCCAAGCCATGGACCAGCAGCAAGGGTGCGCCGTGGCCGTATTCCTCGTAGTGCAGGTTGCAACCTTCATGTTCGAAATAGGCCATCGGCGAAGTCCTTGTCAGGCTTGTTCAGGGGCGGCGAACGGCGCATCCAGCGGCGCGGTGTCGAAGGTGCGCAGCAATTCGATAAGGATTTGCGTGGCCGGGCCCAGGGGTTTTTCCTTGTTCGAATACAAATAGAAGCTCGGGTTGCGGCTGCCGCCCTGATCCAAGGGTAGCCGTTTAAGCGTGCCTTCCTTGAGTTCCCGCTCGATCATGTGCCGGGGCAGCCAGGCGAAGCCCAGGCCGCTGCCAACGAACGTCGCGGCGGTGGCCAGGCTGCCGACGGTCCAGCGTTGTTCGGCACCGAGCCAACCAACGTCGCGCGGTTGCTGGCGTCCGGAGTCGCGGATCACCACTTGCAACTGGCTCTCCAGATCCTGGAAAGTCAGCTCGCGGTTGAGGCGATGCAAGGCGTGTTCGGGATGGGCCACCGCGACGAACTCCACGTCGCTCAATTCCGCCCCCAGATAGCCGGGAATGCTGAAGCCGCTGATGGCCAGATCGGCTACGCCTTCGAGCAACACTTCCTCAACGCCCGACAACACTTCTTCGCGCAACCGTACCCGACAGCCGCGGCTCTGCGGCATAAACGCCGTCAGGGCCCGAACGAGGCGGGCGGTGGGGTAGGCGGCGTCGACCACCAGGCGCACTTCCGCTTCCCAGCCTTGCTCCATGTGATGGGCCAGGTCTTCCAGCTGGCTGGCCTGTTTCACCAGTTGCCGGGAGCGGCGCAGCAGCACGCCGCCGGCCTCGGTCAACACGGCCTTGCGCCCGTCGATCCGCAGTAACGGTACGCCGAGCTGATCCTGCATGCGGGCCACGGTATAACTCACCGACGACTGGGAGCGGTGCAGCACCTCGGCGGCCTGGGCGAAGCCGCCGTGATCCACCACGGCCTGCAATGTTCGCCATTGATCAAGGGTCACGCGGGGCGCTTTCATATTGAGCTCCTCTTGTCCTAAGCTGGCGGTCCCTTGGTGGAGACTGCCGAATGAAGAAAATCTGTTGTGCGGTGCTGGCCCTGTTGCCGCTGACTGCGTTTGCCTATCCGATTGATGTGGAAAAACACCTCAACGGCCTGAGCATCGACTACAACGCCTATGACACCGATGCCGACATCGGTTCCATCCAGGTCAATAACTACGGCAGCACTGACGCGGCCTGTACCGTGGTCTTCAGCAATGGCCCCGAAGCACCGCGCACCCGCAAGATCGAAGTGGCCGCCGGTAAGTTCAAGAACGCCACGGCCAAGTTCAACCGCAACATCATCAAGCTGCGCATCAAGCTGACCTGTCAGCCGAAATAGCCCGGCAGCGGGGCAGGCAACGCGTTGCTTGCTCCGCTTATAAACGAAATTATCGATGCTTTACAGCAATTATTTGCGCTTTTTCATCGATATGCTCGCGTTTAACCTTCACTCCATCGACTGACAACATTCCCAGATGGAGCCTACAAGCCATGTCCCGCGTTCTGATCATCGAAAGCAGTGCCCGCCAGCAAGACTCGGTTTCCCGTCAACTCACCCAGACTTTCATCAGCCAGTGGAAAGCTGCGCACCCGGCCGACGAAATCAGCGTTCGCGACCTGGCGATCAATCCGGTGCCCCATCTGGATGCCAGTTTGCTGGGTGGCTGGATGAAGCCTACCGAGCAGCGCAACGAGGTTGAAAATGCCTCGCTGGAACGCTCCAACCAGTTGACCGATGAATTGCTGGCCGCCGACGTCCTGGTGATGGCAGCACCGATGTACAACTTCGCCATCCCCAGCACCTTGAAAGCCTGGCTCGACCACGTGCTGCGTGCCGGCGTGACCTTCAAGTACACCCCCACCGGCCCTCAAGGCCTGCTGGCCGGCAAGCGCGCCTTTGTGCTGACCGCCCGCGGCGGCATCCATGCCGGTGGCAGCACCGACCACCAGGAACCTTACCTGCGCCAAGTCATGGGCTTCATCGGTATTCACGATGTGACCTTCATCCATGCCGAAGGCATGAACCTGGGCGGCGACTTCCAGGAGAAAGGGTTGAATCAGGCCAACGCCAAACTGTCCCAGGTCGCCTGATCCGTTAATCCTCGGATAATCGCCAGGTGGTCTATTGACCTGGCGCTTCCCTTCAAACCGTTTTGCGCATCGAACCTCCCTTTGCACTTGTTGCTCCTGAGTGCAGTAGCCCGATTGAACGCTTTAGCGAGATCGGGCTTTTTTTTTGGGAAATAGAATAACGCTGCCTTAGACTGAGCGGCCTCCTAAGTCCAGAGGGCAGGAAAAATGTGCGGGTCGCAGACTCACTTGGATTTGGCCAAGTCTCGCGGCGCCTGCTGTGGTAATTTATGCGCGCAATTGCAGTAGGGAGGCTGTGATATGTTCAAAGTCAAACGCAAGACCTGGGCTTTATTCCTGGTCTACCTCATCGGGGCCGGTGGCTACATCTACTACCTCTATGTCGAGACGCAAAGCGTCCTTACTGACAATATTAATAACAAGTTGCTGCATGCCGCGCTGGGCGCTTCGGCTATTCTCGGCGACCGTTACCACGACAACCTGGTCGATAAACAATCCAAATCGCCAGAGCAAGATTGGGACACCATTCAACGGCTCTCCAGCTTCAACGAGTCCATGGGCACCGCGTTTGTCTATAGCGTGATCAAACGGGGCGCAGAAGCGTATCTCGTCAGTTCCAGCGCATCGCAGAAAGAAATTCAAGAGAAGAATTTCGTGCGCTTTTTCGATCCTTATCCCGATGCCAGCCAGGCTTTACTCGACAGTTTTGAGCGCACCAAGCCAACCTGGATCGACTATTCGGATCATTGGGGTGATTTTCGCGCAGTCTTTGTCCCACTAAAATCGCACGACGGTACGGTGTATGTTGTCGGCGCGGAAATTACTTTGGCGGACTACTACCAACAACTTAATCATGACTCTCTGTACCATATCATCCTTGCCATCCTGGTCTTTCTCGCTTTCATCCTTTTACGCATGCGTGCTCATCTCCAGCAACTGCGAGTCAACGAACACGTATTGAATCAGGCAAAAAATGCCGCCGAAGACGCTGATCGTTCAAAAACCAGATTCCTGGCCACCATGAGTCATGAAATCCGCACCCCCATGTACGGTGTCATTGGCGCCACCGAGTTGCTGGCCCGCTCCGCGCTGGATCCCGAACAACGTCGCCTTCTCACAACGATTCATTCCAGTGGCCGGACCCTGCTGTCTCTTATTGATAACATCCTCGATCTGGCAAAAATCGAAGCGGGCAAACTTGAATTGAAACCGCGTGTTTTCGAAGTGAGAGTTCTGGTTTCATCCTGCATGGAAATGATCCGGCAAAGTATTCAGGACAAACCCATCGTCCTGGACGCCCAGTTCTCCCCGGACGTACCGCCTTTGGTCAAAACCGATATTGATTGCCTTCGCCAGATATTGATCAACTTGCTGGGCAACGCGGTCAAATTTACCGAAGCCGGAAAAGTATCCCTCCTGGTCACCACCAGCGGTCACGGTCCTCAAGCGCGCCTCGACTTCGCCATACGCGATACTGGCATCGGTATCCCCATGGAGCGGCAAGACAACCTGTTCAAGCCTTTCGCCCAGTTCAAAGGGGCGGCTAGCCAACGCTTCACTGGGAGTGGGCTGGGTCTTTCTATCTGTAAGAACCTGCTTGAGGCGCAGCAGGGGACTTTATCTTTCACCAGCGAGCCTGGTGTTGGCTCGACATTCTCCTTTTCTCTCCCCCTGGCGCTTTTTTCCGTCTCGGAAATACCCCTCAGGGATGATCATGCAACGGTTGGCTTCGACTCGTCGTTTGCCGAGGATTATCCGCTCGATATCCTGCTGGTGGAGAACCATCCGGTGAGCCAGAAAGTGGCGATGGCGATGCTACAAGAGTTGGGTTATGCCCCCGACCTTGCGTCTGATGGCCTGGAAGCGGTCAATCGTTGCATGACGTCGATGCCAGAGATCATTTTGATGGATATCAACATGCCCGTCATGGATGGAATGGAGGCCGTGCGCAAAATCCGTGAATTACCACGGGGCGATACTTGCTACATCGTTGCTTTCACCGCGAGCGCCTTTTCGAGCGAGATAGAGCGTTTCAGGGCCGCCGGTGCCGATGACATCTTAACCAAACCGGCAAACTTCCAGGCTTTGACCCGAGTACTCCAGCGCGCCGCCAACTACCGGCAACTGCGCCAGGCCAGCCCTTCGATCGTGGATGAAATTCCAAGTTAATGGGATATCCGTGGGAGCGAGCTTGCCCGCGATTGCGGTATGTGAGCCGCCATCTCTTATCGACTTGTCGCACCGCCATCGCGGGTAAGCTCGCTCCCCCCGTTCAAAACCGCTATCTTCGCCGCCATTCGAGATGAGGGGCGTATGGGCTATCTACTTTTTGTGACGCTGATCCAGGCGTTTTCCTTCAGCCTGATCGGCGAATACCTGGCCGGGCATGTGGACAGTTATTTCGCGGTGCTGGTGCGGGTTGTGCTGGCGGGGCTGGTGTTCATTCCGCTGACGCGCTGGCGCCAGGTGGAGCCATCGTTCATGCGCGGCATGCTGTTGATCGGCGCCTTGCAGTTTGGCGTGACCTACGTCTGCCTGTACTTGAGCTTCCGGGTGCTGACTGTGCCCGAGGTGTTGCTCTTCACCATCCTCACGCCACTGCACGTGACCTTGATCGAAGACACGCTGAACCGTCGCTTCAACCCCTGGGCACTGATCGCGGCACTGGTGGCCGTGGCTGGCGCGGCGGTGATTCGCTATGACCGGATCAACCCGGATTTCTTCATGGGCTTTTTGCTGCTGCAACTGGCCAACTTCACCTACGCGGCCGGGCAGGTGCTATACAAACACCTGGTGGCTCGTCACCCGAGCGACCTGCCGCACTATCGACGGTTCGGCTACTTCTACCTCGGCGCGCTGGCGGTGGCGTTGCCGGCCTTCCTGCTGTTCGGCAAGGCAGACTTCTGGCCCGAAGCCCCGCTGCAATGGGGCGTGCTGGTGTTCCTTGGCCTGGTCTCTACTGCGCTGGGACTGTATTGGTGGAACAAAGGCGCCTGCCTGGTCAGCGGCGGGACGCTGGCAGTGATGAACAACCTGCACGTGCCGGTGGGGCTGCTGTTGAACCTGCTGATCTGGAACCAGCACGAGGAGTTGGGGCGGTTGCTGCTGGGCGGGTCGGTGATAGTGGCGGCGGTGTGGATCAGTCGGTTGGGTATACGGCAACTCCATACTGCACACTGACCCCTGTGGGAGCGAGCTTGCTCGCGATAGCGGTGTGTCAGAAACATAGAGGCTGACTGATTCGCCGCTATCGCGAGCAAGCTCGCTCCCACAGGGGGTCTGTGGTGGACTCAAACCACCTGCTTCTGCGGATCTGGCAGGTGGCTCGCCCCCAGCACCGCCGGCAGCAACCCCGAGCGCAGATCCATGCCGCTGGGCTGCTGGTACAGGTTCAACCCGAATTCCGGCATCACCGCCAGCAGGTAATCGAAAATATCCCCTTGGATACGCTCGTAGTCGGTCCACGCCGTCGTGCGGGTGAAGCAGTAGATTTCCAGCGGGATGCCTTGGGCCGTGGTCTGCAGCTGACGGACCATGCACGTCATGTTCGGCTGGATCTCCGGGTGGCTTTTCAAATAGGCCAGGGCGTAGGCACGGAAGGTGCCGAGGTTGGTCATGCGCCGACGGTTGGCCGACATCGCCGCGACGTTGCCCTGGGCTTCGTTCCAGGCCTTGAGCTCGGCCTGTTTACGGCCGATGTAGTCGGTCAGCAGGCGCACCTGGGTCAGGCGCTGTTCTTCCTCGTCGTGCAGAAAGCGCACGCCGCTGGCGTCGATGAACAGGCTGCGCTTGATCCGTCGCCCACCGGATTGCTGCATGCCGCGCCAGTTCTTGAACGACTCGGACATCAGGCGCCAGGTCGGGATCGAGACGATGGTCTTGTCGAAATTCTGTACCTTGACCGTGTGCAGCGTGATATCCACCACGTCTCCATCGGCGCCGACCTGGGGCATCTCGATCCAATCGCCGACCCGCAACATGTCGTTGCTGGTCAGTTGGACGCTGGCGACGAACGACAGCAGCGTGTCCTTGTAGACCAACAGGATTACTGCCGACATCGCACCCAGGCCCGACAGCAGCAACAGTGGCGAGCGGTCGATCAGGGTGGCAACGATGATGATCGCGCCAAATACATACAGCACCATCTTCGTCAGTTGCACGTAGCCTTTGATCGAGCGGGTACGTGCATGCTCGGTGCGAGCGTAGACGTCCAGCAGGGCGCTGAGCAGGGCACTGAGGGCCAGCACCATGAACAAAATGGTGAAAGCCAGGGCGACATTGCCCAGGAAAATCAGGCTGGTCTTGCTCAGTTCCGGCACCAGGTGCAGGCCGAACTGGATGATCAGTGACGGCGTCATCTGGGCCAGGCGATGGAAGACTTTGTTCTGGCGCAGGTCGTTGATCCAATGCAGGGCCGGTTGGCGACCCAGCAATTTGGCGGCGTGCAAAATCAGGTAGCGCGCCACGCGGCCAAGCACCAGGGCAATAACCAGCAGCAACATCAGGGCGAGGCTGGAATGCAGGAGCGGGTGCCGGTCAAGGGCACCCCAGAGGTCTTGGAGGTTGACCCAGAGTTGTTTGATGTCCATGGACGAAACGGTTCTTCTATAGAGACGCGATGGGGCGATTAGAGCATTTAAGACTGTCCAAGTGACCGTTGAAGGGCTATTGGCGGCAAAAAAAAGCCACTGATTGTCGGCGTTTGTATAAAGAAACTCGGCCTTCGCGCTCGAAACCGTTACCCTATGCAGCTGTTTTTTTGCATTTCTTCGAGGTAGCACCCGTGTTTTCCCAATTCGCCCTGCACGAACGCCTGCTCAAAGCCGTGGCCGAGCTTAAATTTGTCGAGCCAACGCCGGTGCAGGCAGCGGCTATTCCGCTCGCGCTCCAGGGGCGTGACCTGCGGGTGACGGCGCAGACCGGCAGCGGCAAGACCGCTGCGTTCGTGTTGCCGATCCTCAACCGCCTGATCGGCCCGGCCAAGGTTCGCGTCAGCATCAAGACCCTGATCCTGCTGCCGACCCGTGAACTGGCCCAGCAGACCTTGAAGGAAGTGGAGCGTTTCTCGCAGTTCACCTTCATCAAGTCCGGCCTGATCACCGGTGGCGAAGACTTCAAGGTCCAGGCCGCCATGCTGCGCAAAGTGCCAGACATTCTGATCGGTACGCCGGGGCGGATGATCGAGCAATTGAACGCCGGCAACCTCGACCTGAAGGAAGTCGAAGTGCTGGTGCTCGATGAAGCCGACCGCATGCTGGACATGGGTTTTGCCGAAGACGTCCAGCGCCTGGTGGACGAATGCACCAACCGCCAGCAAACCATGCTGTTCTCCGCCACCACCGGCGGTTCGGGCCTGCGGGAAATGATCGCCAAGGTGCTGAACAACCCCGAGCACTTGCAGCTCAACGCGGTCAGCCAACTGAACGCCACCACTCGCCAGCAGATCATCACCGCCGACCACAACCAGCACAAAGAACAGATCGTGAACTGGTTGCTGGCCAACGAGACCTACCAGAAAGCCATCGTCTTCACCAACACCCGGGCCATGGCCGACCGTATCTATGGGCGTCTTGTCGCCCAGGAATACAAGGCGTTCGTGCTGCATGGCGATAAAGACCAGAAAGACCGCAAGCTGGCCATCGACCGCCTCAAGCAGGGCGGCGTGAAAATCCTCGTGGCCACCGACGTCGCCGCCCGCGGCCTGGACGTGGACGGCCTGGACCTGGTCATCAACTTTGACATGCCCCGCAGCGGCGACGAATACGTGCACCGCATCGGTCGTACCGGCCGCGCCGGTAACGACGGCTTGGCGATCTCGCTGATCTGCCACGGCGACTGGAACCTGATGTCGAGCATCGAGCGCTACCTCAAGCAGAGCTTCGAGCGCCGCACCATCAAGGAAGTCAAAGGCACCTACGGCGGACCGAAAAAGGTCAAGGCCTCGGGCAAGGCCGTCGGTGTGAAGAAGAAAAAAGTCGACGCCAAGGGCGACAAAAAGAAAACCGGCGCCAAGGCTCCAACCAAACGCAAAATCGCCAACCGCCCGAAGACCGACGCCCTGTCGCTGGTCAGCAAGGACGGCATGGCCCCGCTCAAGCGCCGCAAGCCAGAGGCGCCTGCGGCTGAGTGAGTTGGCGCTAGCGCTTGATAAAAAACCGGACCTTGGGTCCGGTTTTTTTATGGGTGAAACTCAAGCTTCAGTTCGACGCAGAACCCTGTGGTGAGGGGATAAATCCCCTCACCACAAAAGCTGGCTACGTTCGAAAACCCGGGGAGTCACCCAGCTTTCTTTTCTGCGTTCTTCAATTCTTCCAGACGCTTATCAATCAACTGGCACTTGTCCGGCAAGTCTTTGCTGGCGGTTTTCAGGTCCATGTTCTGCAACTCGTCGTTGATCTCCTTGGCCTTGGCCGGGTTCTGCTCGGTGAGTTTGCTCACTTCCTGGGCCAGTAGCTCTCGCTTGGCGGTGGCTTCCTCGGGGGTGCAGGCCCAGGCGGGCAGGGCGCAGGTAAGGGTGGCGGCCAGGGTGAGTTTCAAGAGGGTTTTCATGGCAGGGCCTCATATTCCTTGTTGGGCAGGTAATGGGTTGAGGCCGTTGTTGGGTGGAAAGTTCATTAGCCGCCATGTTGGCTGCCGCTTGGCAGGTTTCCCATTACTGCGTAGGCCCAACCATGAACGGGTGTCTTTTTTCAGAACTTTCCTAGCCGATATTAAACCGTCGTCTACCATGGAGAAAGGCGACTGGTAGCCCTATGCCTGCAACGCTGGGTCGCTCCTTCATACAGGATGTAAGTGCTTTATTAGCTAGGAGGCTAACAATATGTCTGTCGCAATGCAGTCAATGACTTCCAGATCATCCAGTCAATGGAACAACTATGCCTGTCAGGACGTATCCACGGCCTGTGGTAGCCGTTAATTCAAAGGAATGAAACCTATGAATCTTAGAACGATATTCAGTTCACTGATGTTGTGTCTGTGTGGTTTATTTGCGCTCTCATCAGCCTATGCGGAGAGTTTGATCATCGCCACACCCCAACAAGGTGTGGGAATAAAAGTCGATCTCTTTGACAACCCCGGCGCCTCAAACGGTATACCTTCCTCGACGGGCCAGGTTGGGTTCGGCCTCCCAGCGGGATTTATACCCGCGGTGCAGTCGTTCAAGGGGAAAATCTATATGTTCTGGTCCAATAATTATGAATCAGAGTATATCTATTCTTCCCATTCGACAGATGGGAAAAACTGGTCCTCTGCTAAACCTATCCCAGTGAATGGCTACAGGTGGGGGGGTGATATTTCAGTGACTGTATTTAAGCAGAAGCTGGTGCTGACCTTTGCCGATTCCCATCAGCGCCTGCAGACCACCAGCTCTGTAGATGGCGTCAGTTGGACCGATATTCAAACTATCAATACCAGTCCTATGGCCGGCGTTAACAGCCCAGTTATATATAACGGTCAATTATTCATTTTTTATCACAAGGGCGACGGTAATGCTAAAGCTGTTTATTACGTCACTTCGAATGATGGTCTTCTGTTCAGCCGGGAGACTCCAGCGTTCCAGGAAAGCGCAGCCACACCTCTGACCAAAGTGGTACCTGTCGTCTATAAGGGTAAAATATGGGTCTATTACACGCTGGAAAATCGCCTCATGTACGCACGCACCTACGACCGTGGCGGCCAATGGGGAGAGAGGCAAGAACTGAAAGGCATAAGCAGTAAACTTTTCCTGAACAGTGCAACGATGATCAACGATCGTGTGTTTGTCAGCAACTATACAAAAACTTTTTACTCAAGCGATGGGCTTAACTGGAGTCCGTATTTCGCCGCGAGTGGGCCTGATAACTTTTCCTCGGTAGTGGGCGTTTCCTACGGCATTACCGAAAACGATCTAACCGTACGCAACCCGCAACTACCGTCGGACCTGGCCACAGGCCTCAGCCATACCGACTATGCCACTTTCGCCTGGCGGAGCTTTTTCGCACTGAACAATACGGCCAAGGCACCGTTGCCGGCCAACCGTGGCGTCGGTAACCCTGCCAGCAGCTTTGCGGATTCGGGCAAGGTGCCACAATCTCCAAGCCCCTTGTTGTGGCAAACCTTCGCCCACCGCACCGAGTTGTTTCCAGCGGGACCAGAAAAAAACACCGCAGGTGGTCCGACGCGCCCGTTTGGTTCTGACCCGCAATACAGCTATATCAAATTTCCCAAGGGTATTCGTTTGGCGCCAGGCGCCACCTTTAACCATTACAACAACCTGGATGAAGCAACCCAAATAGGACAAAACGCTATTTTCTTCCCGGTCAATCCGCCAAATGTGGCGAAGAAAGGGAGCGATTATGCCCCTTCAAACGACAGCCAGATCCTGTTCGAGGCCAAGGCGAACCCCGTTGT
Coding sequences within:
- a CDS encoding glycoside hydrolase — encoded protein: MNLRTIFSSLMLCLCGLFALSSAYAESLIIATPQQGVGIKVDLFDNPGASNGIPSSTGQVGFGLPAGFIPAVQSFKGKIYMFWSNNYESEYIYSSHSTDGKNWSSAKPIPVNGYRWGGDISVTVFKQKLVLTFADSHQRLQTTSSVDGVSWTDIQTINTSPMAGVNSPVIYNGQLFIFYHKGDGNAKAVYYVTSNDGLLFSRETPAFQESAATPLTKVVPVVYKGKIWVYYTLENRLMYARTYDRGGQWGERQELKGISSKLFLNSATMINDRVFVSNYTKTFYSSDGLNWSPYFAASGPDNFSSVVGVSYGITENDLTVRNPQLPSDLATGLSHTDYATFAWRSFFALNNTAKAPLPANRGVGNPASSFADSGKVPQSPSPLLWQTFAHRTELFPAGPEKNTAGGPTRPFGSDPQYSYIKFPKGIRLAPGATFNHYNNLDEATQIGQNAIFFPVNPPNVAKKGSDYAPSNDSQILFEAKANPVVYEYAKGLSSFPDTHVVLPDGAVEVKATWRKLADIPVQNRGRYHTATVVTYKGLDSDPVAQNEDYALVALHIIHKTPNYPTFIFATFEHEDALTLADGKSPTGLYYIANYNKIDYPGFAINNPPTATFSDGNKTYTVSLPKAGDVANAALIPPVYSGRNGIPEGQAGPIRVVQPLTMHSEVAAVNNQVKQLMDGSSEFNNSVWKHYQLKGVQAIPSSTQTDPDYYLANIMVESSQPGIQLFRGSNVFPIPNNNTLTNARNQPNIKVPDYDHSTQSLTMGGCMGCHGIAQSSLKQGFSFLFDAINPTLSKGVTGFAGPETVGLPDPRTSKARALKYSFGPRNTEAVEEANK